In Spirosoma aureum, a single genomic region encodes these proteins:
- a CDS encoding serine hydrolase domain-containing protein translates to MNSSTLRLGNLCYWVFLFLVVIQQAFGQSAPTNTEFSRLDQRITQLMDSAHVPGLSIVLIRANKRVYSKGYGLTKADSTQLITPTTVFEAASLSKPVFAYVVLQLIEEGKLDLDKPLYEYMPYPDAAADERYQKITARLVLSHRSGFPNWRKKRESNQLSMVFSPGDRFGYSGEGFVFLQKVVEKITGKPINELMEERVLKPLGMTNSGFVWKSTFNSNYALPHNESSETETKYKPSQANMAYSLHTTAVDYSQFILALLKPSGLKKTTIEEMFRPQSQLPKRFSGSDTLAPGLFWGLGIGLEQTPTGSYFWHWGDNGAFKCYVMAEHNRNDAVVYFANGSNGLDFADEILKQTIGGQHPAFGFLGINWREEVRKQANKRAEK, encoded by the coding sequence ATGAACTCATCTACACTACGTTTGGGCAATTTATGCTACTGGGTTTTCCTCTTTCTGGTCGTGATTCAACAGGCTTTTGGCCAATCGGCACCAACCAATACAGAGTTTTCCCGGTTGGATCAGCGCATAACCCAATTAATGGATAGCGCCCACGTACCCGGTCTCTCCATTGTGCTGATTCGAGCGAATAAACGTGTTTATAGTAAAGGATATGGCTTAACGAAAGCTGATTCGACCCAGTTGATTACCCCTACTACCGTGTTCGAAGCTGCGTCGCTCAGCAAACCAGTATTTGCCTATGTGGTATTGCAACTGATTGAAGAAGGCAAGCTGGATTTAGATAAGCCTTTGTATGAATACATGCCTTATCCAGATGCTGCGGCCGACGAACGCTACCAAAAAATAACGGCTCGTTTAGTATTGAGCCACCGATCAGGTTTCCCGAACTGGCGCAAAAAAAGAGAATCGAACCAGCTTTCGATGGTTTTTTCACCGGGTGATCGATTTGGCTACTCTGGCGAAGGCTTCGTTTTTTTACAAAAAGTGGTCGAGAAAATTACGGGCAAACCCATCAATGAACTAATGGAAGAGCGGGTGCTGAAACCACTGGGCATGACCAACAGTGGGTTTGTCTGGAAGTCGACCTTCAACAGCAATTATGCGCTGCCGCACAACGAATCGAGCGAAACGGAGACCAAATACAAACCTTCGCAGGCAAACATGGCCTATTCCCTTCACACTACCGCTGTTGATTACTCCCAATTCATTCTGGCTCTTCTAAAGCCTTCGGGTTTAAAAAAGACGACCATAGAAGAAATGTTTCGTCCACAGAGTCAATTACCGAAGCGGTTTTCTGGCTCAGATACACTGGCTCCGGGCTTATTCTGGGGATTAGGTATTGGCCTTGAACAAACACCAACCGGAAGCTATTTCTGGCATTGGGGCGATAATGGTGCATTTAAATGCTATGTCATGGCAGAGCATAACCGCAATGATGCGGTGGTTTATTTTGCCAATGGATCGAACGGTTTAGATTTTGCTGACGAAATTCTAAAACAAACGATTGGTGGTCAGCACCCGGCGTTCGGGTTTTTAGGCATTAACTGGCGGGAAGAAGTGCGCAAACAGGCCAATAAACGGGCGGAAAAGTAG
- a CDS encoding EcsC family protein — translation MTPYEEAVQTELTRWQRAMQKPPSTFGRLSTAVQRRINRIIPRRIHQLITATIKQMTRAVLFGAEFLNRLPETGLTLPQREAAVVDRINFYRKAGAAEGGVTGAGGLLLGLADFPLLLGLKMKLLFEIAALYGHSVSDYRERVYILYIFQLAFSSQERRQVVYRYLADWPEHSRQLPDDINQFDWLTFQQEYRDYIDLVKMAQLVPGIGAAVGIVANYQLVSQLGRTAMNAYRMRWAAENESLLT, via the coding sequence ATGACTCCCTACGAAGAAGCTGTTCAAACAGAACTGACCCGCTGGCAACGGGCCATGCAAAAGCCCCCATCGACCTTTGGGCGGCTTTCTACTGCGGTTCAACGACGGATCAATCGCATCATTCCCAGGCGTATTCATCAGTTGATTACAGCAACCATTAAGCAAATGACGCGGGCGGTACTGTTCGGAGCTGAATTTCTGAATCGGCTACCCGAAACAGGTCTGACTTTACCCCAGCGTGAAGCAGCTGTCGTTGACCGAATCAACTTTTACCGAAAGGCCGGAGCCGCCGAAGGAGGAGTTACCGGGGCAGGAGGATTATTGCTGGGACTAGCCGACTTTCCGTTGTTGCTGGGGCTAAAAATGAAATTGCTGTTTGAAATTGCTGCTCTTTACGGCCATTCGGTTAGCGATTACCGCGAACGGGTTTATATACTCTACATTTTTCAACTGGCTTTTTCGAGTCAGGAGCGCAGGCAGGTCGTTTACCGTTACCTTGCTGACTGGCCCGAACATAGCCGCCAGCTTCCCGATGATATCAATCAGTTCGACTGGCTAACCTTTCAGCAGGAATACCGCGATTATATCGATCTGGTTAAAATGGCACAACTGGTTCCGGGCATTGGCGCTGCGGTGGGCATTGTGGCCAACTATCAGCTTGTTAGCCAGCTTGGGCGTACGGCTATGAATGCGTATCGAATGCGGTGGGCGGCAGAAAACGAATCCCTGTTGACCTAA
- a CDS encoding DUF4142 domain-containing protein, whose amino-acid sequence MKKTILLAMLIASGLTLQSCGTSEKKDSEERAEQANEDKNTSDDDDSEFAVKAASGGMLEVELGRMAQEKAQSQQVKDFGAMMVKDHSQANDELKALAASKNITLPTTLGEEHQKHVDELAKLSGKDFDKKYVSMMVDDHKEDVDEFEEASKDGKDPDIKAFASKTIPTLKEHLDKIKAINDAMK is encoded by the coding sequence ATGAAAAAGACTATTCTTCTGGCCATGCTCATTGCCAGCGGGCTTACACTGCAATCATGCGGTACTAGCGAAAAGAAAGACAGTGAAGAGCGCGCTGAACAGGCGAACGAAGATAAAAATACATCTGACGATGATGATTCGGAGTTTGCCGTAAAAGCCGCAAGTGGTGGAATGCTTGAAGTTGAACTAGGCCGTATGGCACAGGAAAAGGCACAAAGTCAGCAGGTTAAAGACTTTGGTGCTATGATGGTGAAGGACCATTCGCAGGCCAACGACGAACTGAAAGCGCTTGCTGCCAGTAAGAACATTACTTTGCCAACAACGCTGGGCGAAGAGCACCAGAAACATGTTGATGAGCTGGCCAAACTGTCGGGCAAGGATTTCGATAAGAAATATGTGAGCATGATGGTAGATGATCACAAAGAAGATGTCGACGAATTTGAGGAAGCCAGTAAGGATGGTAAAGATCCTGATATTAAGGCTTTTGCTTCGAAAACAATACCAACCCTAAAAGAGCATCTGGATAAGATCAAAGCCATCAATGATGCCATGAAGTAA
- a CDS encoding carboxymuconolactone decarboxylase family protein codes for MPHIQLPEGIPGIRSLVMYRPDTGKSLYELAQTLLRGDSPLSQAERELIATYVSARNNCNFCTQSHAAAARALFGPDREVVDFVLDEYKTAPISDKLKALLTIAGHVQADARTVSDTDIAIARQQGASDRDIHDTVLIAATFCMFNRYVDGLATLSPTDSAVYEPMGERLAQHGYVLPATQPPAN; via the coding sequence ATGCCTCATATTCAACTTCCAGAAGGTATTCCCGGTATTCGTAGTCTGGTTATGTATAGACCCGACACGGGAAAATCACTTTATGAGCTTGCTCAAACTTTATTACGGGGCGATTCGCCCCTGAGTCAGGCTGAACGCGAGCTGATTGCGACCTATGTATCGGCTCGTAACAACTGTAATTTCTGTACACAGAGTCATGCCGCAGCGGCCCGGGCTCTATTTGGACCAGACCGGGAGGTAGTGGATTTTGTTCTGGACGAATACAAAACTGCTCCGATTTCAGATAAACTAAAAGCCCTGCTTACCATTGCCGGGCACGTTCAGGCCGATGCCCGAACCGTCAGTGATACGGACATAGCGATCGCCCGTCAGCAAGGAGCGAGTGACCGTGACATCCATGATACCGTACTGATTGCGGCCACGTTCTGTATGTTCAATCGCTATGTTGATGGCCTTGCCACTCTGTCGCCCACTGACTCGGCGGTCTACGAACCCATGGGAGAGCGGCTAGCCCAACATGGTTACGTCTTGCCAGCAACACAGCCACCCGCTAACTAG
- a CDS encoding RNA polymerase sigma factor, with protein MPDSATVSPSTTPNQLVDHLFRHEAGRMASVLTCMLGFDRLDLAQDIVQEAMMQALQSWPFQGIPDNPRAWLYRVAKHKALDVVRREKRFHQISLEVDYLSNQETAEAMVNHYFFDDEITDSQLRMLFAICHPAIAVESQMAMCLKILCGLSVHEIAVAFLTNDETITKRLYRAKEKIRQDGIRLEVPTGTQLTSRLDTVLKSIYLLFNEGYNSSHPDLLIRRDLCEEAMRLCLLLAQTPKTQFPAVHALLSLMCFQAARFDARTDETGAIVLLPDQDRSRWSQPLIQKGHEYLDRSAEGDGPGEYHLEAGIAMIHCVAPTYEATDWSTILLYYDLLLARKPSPVVALHRAVALAKVDGPMTAILEVLALNGLEKSHHYHAILGDLYEQSGQLESARQAYCRARSLTTSVNEQALLDRKLARL; from the coding sequence ATGCCAGATTCTGCTACCGTGTCGCCCTCGACGACGCCAAATCAGTTGGTTGACCATCTGTTTCGCCATGAGGCTGGACGGATGGCCTCGGTATTGACGTGTATGCTCGGTTTCGATCGACTTGATCTGGCCCAGGATATTGTGCAGGAAGCGATGATGCAGGCTTTGCAAAGCTGGCCCTTTCAAGGTATTCCTGACAATCCAAGAGCATGGCTATACCGGGTAGCTAAACATAAAGCTCTGGATGTGGTCCGTCGGGAGAAGCGATTTCATCAGATCAGTTTGGAGGTTGATTACCTGAGCAATCAGGAAACGGCCGAAGCTATGGTCAATCACTATTTTTTTGATGACGAAATTACCGATAGCCAGCTCCGAATGCTGTTTGCTATCTGCCATCCAGCTATTGCCGTAGAATCACAGATGGCCATGTGTCTGAAGATTTTATGCGGACTGAGCGTTCATGAAATTGCCGTTGCCTTTCTAACCAACGATGAAACCATTACGAAGCGACTCTACCGGGCGAAAGAAAAAATTCGTCAGGATGGAATCCGACTGGAGGTGCCAACGGGCACGCAGCTTACTTCTCGGCTGGATACGGTGCTGAAGAGCATTTACCTGCTTTTTAATGAAGGGTATAACTCATCACATCCAGATTTACTTATTCGCAGGGATTTGTGTGAAGAGGCTATGCGGTTGTGTCTGTTACTGGCCCAGACGCCAAAAACACAGTTTCCTGCCGTCCACGCGCTGCTTTCGCTAATGTGTTTTCAGGCGGCCCGGTTCGATGCCCGGACAGACGAAACCGGCGCAATTGTGCTACTTCCCGATCAGGATCGCAGCCGCTGGAGTCAGCCTTTAATTCAGAAGGGGCACGAGTATCTCGACCGGTCGGCTGAAGGCGATGGGCCGGGCGAATATCATCTGGAGGCTGGTATTGCCATGATTCATTGCGTGGCTCCAACCTATGAAGCGACGGACTGGTCGACTATTCTGCTGTATTATGACCTGTTATTGGCTCGAAAGCCGTCGCCAGTTGTTGCGTTGCATCGGGCAGTTGCGCTGGCAAAGGTCGACGGGCCGATGACGGCCATTCTGGAAGTTTTGGCGTTAAATGGATTGGAGAAGAGCCATCACTACCACGCTATTCTGGGTGATCTTTATGAACAAAGTGGTCAATTAGAATCAGCCCGGCAGGCTTATTGTCGAGCCCGCTCGTTGACGACTTCCGTTAATGAACAAGCGTTACTGGACCGCAAACTGGCTCGTCTCTAA
- a CDS encoding carboxymuconolactone decarboxylase family protein codes for MPHIPLEAHLPGITGLLEYRQDSAQPIRELTQLLLRGESTLTEGERELIATLVSSRNECRFCTTAHTAAADRLLGESETCELVKQDYETAPVSDKMKALLHVAALVQKNGKEVTPEAVERAKTAGATDRELHDTVLIAALFCLYNKYVDGLSTVTPTEPAFYAQLGERITTHGYNRLKHGYDHLKEKA; via the coding sequence ATGCCCCATATCCCGCTTGAAGCCCACTTGCCGGGTATAACCGGCTTGCTAGAATACCGCCAGGATTCTGCTCAACCTATCCGCGAACTGACTCAACTGTTGTTACGTGGCGAATCGACGCTGACCGAGGGCGAACGGGAACTGATTGCTACCCTGGTATCGTCCCGCAACGAATGTCGATTTTGTACCACAGCCCATACGGCCGCTGCCGACCGCCTGCTGGGCGAATCAGAGACGTGTGAATTAGTAAAGCAGGATTACGAAACCGCACCGGTTTCAGATAAAATGAAGGCTTTACTACACGTGGCCGCTCTGGTGCAGAAAAATGGCAAGGAAGTAACACCAGAAGCCGTTGAACGGGCAAAAACCGCGGGTGCTACCGACCGTGAACTCCATGATACGGTTTTGATTGCTGCGTTGTTTTGCCTCTACAATAAATATGTAGACGGACTCTCTACAGTAACGCCAACCGAACCGGCATTCTATGCGCAACTTGGTGAACGAATCACAACGCATGGCTATAACCGTTTAAAGCACGGCTACGATCATCTGAAGGAAAAAGCCTGA
- a CDS encoding murein L,D-transpeptidase catalytic domain family protein translates to MKKVVWLLAVLALAYFASTGLKSTRSVVAASTTIKAAPKVRSFAKLDVYDQLNLAQSGLQKSVFEYAIRGWQKIDTTKSVISIVDLSQPSNKKRLYVVDLANKKLLFNTYVSHGRNSGDLIPNQFSNTNSSFQSSLGFYQTLNTYMGKHGLSLQLKGLEKGFNDNVYNRNIVLHGADYVCEDFIRKNGRLGRSQGCPAVPYSLSKPIIEAVKGGTCLFVYSPDPNYLQQSTFLTDAFATL, encoded by the coding sequence ATGAAGAAAGTCGTTTGGCTTCTGGCAGTTCTTGCGTTAGCTTATTTTGCAAGCACCGGACTCAAATCTACTCGTAGTGTTGTAGCCGCGTCTACCACAATCAAAGCTGCTCCCAAAGTCAGGAGTTTTGCAAAGCTTGACGTATATGATCAACTCAATCTGGCCCAATCTGGTTTACAGAAGAGCGTTTTTGAGTATGCAATACGGGGGTGGCAGAAAATTGACACGACAAAATCTGTTATTTCAATTGTCGATCTGAGTCAGCCATCCAACAAAAAACGGCTCTATGTGGTTGATTTGGCAAACAAAAAACTCCTCTTCAATACATATGTGTCGCATGGTCGTAATTCCGGTGATTTGATTCCCAATCAGTTCTCGAATACGAATTCTTCCTTTCAAAGTAGTCTGGGCTTTTATCAGACACTCAATACCTATATGGGAAAACATGGTCTGTCACTTCAGTTGAAAGGATTGGAAAAAGGCTTTAACGACAATGTCTATAATCGTAACATTGTGCTGCACGGAGCCGACTATGTTTGTGAAGATTTTATTCGTAAAAACGGCCGTCTGGGCCGCAGTCAGGGTTGTCCCGCAGTACCTTATTCTCTGTCAAAGCCGATCATTGAAGCCGTAAAGGGAGGAACCTGTCTGTTCGTTTATTCGCCTGATCCGAATTATTTGCAGCAGTCCACGTTTCTGACCGACGCGTTTGCTACCCTGTAA
- a CDS encoding PorT family protein encodes MTKLFCSFLCLLLLQAVPSFGQEKLSISATVTPLYVHTAYNRLYLFPDSDGQVVEPVYLPGPIGTVGYSAGLTGYYTYAPGWSVSAGIWYRYLPTRVARLPIAGEGNTVIRNRGIRIPLMINCRSSTKQLSPYYTLALLVDIPFSSRVIAEREDLPTQKLRLNPDPGPIFNAMIGAGAVYQIDANLALTAQPTLTYRLGRFGGSHTDKRTYELGLQTQLIYTF; translated from the coding sequence ATGACCAAACTGTTCTGTTCATTTCTATGCCTGCTACTACTACAGGCTGTACCTTCGTTTGGTCAGGAAAAATTATCCATTTCGGCGACAGTAACTCCTTTATACGTTCATACTGCCTATAATCGGCTTTATCTATTCCCCGACAGTGATGGGCAGGTTGTTGAACCTGTTTATCTGCCTGGCCCAATTGGTACAGTGGGTTATTCAGCTGGTCTGACGGGTTATTATACATATGCTCCCGGCTGGTCGGTGTCCGCCGGAATCTGGTATCGATACCTGCCGACACGTGTCGCCCGGCTGCCCATTGCGGGTGAGGGCAACACGGTCATTCGGAACCGGGGCATTCGGATTCCGCTCATGATCAATTGTCGATCATCTACAAAACAGTTATCACCTTATTATACGCTGGCCCTGCTTGTAGATATTCCGTTCTCGTCGCGGGTAATTGCCGAGCGTGAAGATCTGCCAACGCAAAAGCTCCGGCTCAACCCAGATCCCGGCCCGATCTTCAATGCGATGATTGGCGCTGGTGCCGTTTATCAGATCGACGCAAATCTGGCACTGACAGCACAGCCTACCTTGACTTATCGATTAGGGCGATTTGGCGGTTCACACACCGATAAGCGCACGTATGAACTAGGTTTGCAGACACAATTGATCTATACATTCTGA
- a CDS encoding RBBP9/YdeN family alpha/beta hydrolase, protein MQPTIYLIPRWGGKIHSDWYDWFGAEIMERYGFSVIVLDMPNWNQPDVDATIQHLLNQISYVDKLTYFIGHSVGCQAVIQYLMARLEQDKSFEIGGILLVAAWFMVDKPWETIEPWMANKGFNYRALAERVKFTKVVLSDNDPYTSNYAENQKLWVDRLGASVTVYPQRAHFNSKIEPGVVEGFAEMIG, encoded by the coding sequence ATGCAACCAACCATTTATTTGATTCCACGCTGGGGTGGCAAAATTCATTCAGATTGGTATGATTGGTTTGGTGCCGAAATCATGGAACGATATGGCTTCTCGGTCATCGTACTGGACATGCCGAACTGGAATCAGCCCGATGTGGATGCAACAATTCAGCATTTGCTAAATCAGATTTCTTACGTAGATAAATTGACCTATTTTATTGGCCACAGTGTAGGCTGTCAGGCTGTAATACAGTATCTTATGGCGAGACTGGAGCAGGATAAATCGTTTGAAATTGGAGGTATTCTGTTGGTTGCAGCCTGGTTTATGGTTGACAAACCTTGGGAAACCATTGAACCGTGGATGGCCAATAAAGGTTTTAATTATCGTGCACTTGCCGAGCGGGTGAAGTTTACAAAGGTAGTCTTGTCAGATAACGATCCCTATACGTCAAATTATGCAGAAAACCAGAAGTTATGGGTCGATCGTTTAGGAGCCAGCGTGACCGTATATCCTCAGAGGGCCCATTTTAACAGTAAAATCGAGCCAGGAGTGGTAGAAGGATTTGCAGAAATGATAGGCTGA
- a CDS encoding YciI family protein codes for MDKFMLIFHSPFSQEQNFMDQSPEAMQAEMEKWNKWIGGIAAQGKLLGTEALMPTGKLMTKGGQLVTDGPYTEGKEIIGGYMLLNVASIEEATELAHGCPLFESEGSSVEVRPIVNFG; via the coding sequence ATGGACAAATTCATGCTTATCTTCCACTCGCCATTTTCTCAGGAGCAGAACTTTATGGATCAGTCGCCGGAAGCGATGCAGGCCGAAATGGAAAAATGGAATAAATGGATTGGTGGTATTGCGGCTCAGGGCAAACTACTTGGAACGGAGGCCCTTATGCCTACAGGTAAGCTTATGACCAAAGGCGGTCAGCTGGTTACGGATGGCCCTTACACAGAAGGAAAAGAAATCATTGGGGGATACATGCTCCTCAATGTAGCCAGCATTGAAGAGGCTACTGAGTTAGCCCACGGCTGTCCTCTTTTCGAAAGTGAAGGATCGTCGGTAGAAGTACGCCCTATTGTTAACTTTGGCTAA
- a CDS encoding EamA/RhaT family transporter, with amino-acid sequence MLFLFLSVLLSVVLLLNFRLFPKYDVNTFQAIVFNYPICFLTGYLLLPAGQSFTIDFPQTWTWLALGLGVGFILTFMLSGASTQRMGITVTSLANNLSLVIPVCFSLFVFQVGGKVFDALNYLGLVLALVAVGLSTYKKESNELSVETPVLEGQPIPSPITPRRLGANVLLPVAVFLFYGATNTMINYMNIRYISSADKTIVVMLTMVLGAVVAGLVMLIVRVMQGKEVIQGRNLIGAVTLGVPNFLSFYTLLLALSQFGGNGAFVYPLYNIGVILIAALMAAVFFREQLSIANKIGLALAVLAISLISWQELAELSK; translated from the coding sequence ATGCTTTTTTTGTTTTTAAGTGTTCTGCTTTCAGTAGTGCTACTGCTAAACTTCCGGTTGTTTCCAAAGTACGACGTCAATACATTTCAGGCCATTGTTTTTAATTATCCCATCTGTTTTCTGACCGGCTATCTGCTGTTGCCCGCCGGACAATCGTTCACGATTGATTTTCCGCAAACCTGGACATGGCTTGCCCTGGGTTTAGGCGTCGGCTTTATCCTGACGTTTATGCTATCGGGTGCATCTACCCAGCGTATGGGAATCACAGTAACGTCATTAGCGAATAACCTGTCATTGGTCATTCCGGTCTGTTTTAGCCTTTTTGTCTTTCAGGTGGGGGGTAAAGTTTTTGACGCCCTGAATTACCTTGGGCTAGTACTGGCCCTGGTAGCCGTTGGCCTGAGTACGTACAAAAAAGAATCCAACGAATTATCTGTAGAGACACCCGTGCTGGAAGGCCAACCAATTCCTTCGCCCATTACACCACGTCGGTTAGGTGCAAACGTGCTGTTGCCAGTAGCGGTGTTTTTATTTTACGGGGCCACAAATACGATGATCAATTACATGAACATTCGCTACATTTCTTCGGCCGATAAAACCATTGTTGTCATGCTGACAATGGTTCTGGGTGCAGTAGTAGCGGGTTTGGTCATGCTGATCGTTCGGGTAATGCAGGGGAAAGAGGTTATTCAGGGCCGTAATCTGATTGGTGCTGTTACGCTTGGCGTGCCGAATTTTCTGAGTTTCTATACCCTGTTGCTGGCCTTGTCGCAGTTTGGCGGTAACGGTGCGTTCGTGTATCCTCTCTATAACATTGGCGTCATTCTGATAGCTGCCCTCATGGCCGCCGTCTTTTTCCGGGAGCAATTGTCTATCGCCAACAAAATCGGGCTGGCACTGGCCGTATTGGCGATTAGCTTGATTTCGTGGCAGGAGTTGGCAGAATTGTCAAAATGA